The following DNA comes from Miscanthus floridulus cultivar M001 chromosome 5, ASM1932011v1, whole genome shotgun sequence.
GAAGAATCGAAGTGCCACTGATGAACCTTTGCAGCATGATCGACAAAATATAGTGGAAGTGGAGTATTCTTGTTTATATATGTTTTATTTGCTGCTGGGACGTTGCCAACGACAAAATAATAGACGTAGACTACACAAGCCTATGGATTGGATATCTTGTGTTGGCACGTCACATGCTTATATGTCTGTTACTATGCTTGCCAACTGACAACTGTACGTTGGCAGCTACTGCCCGTGCCATCGTCCTGTTTGGCCGTTCCAATCCGACTCTGACCAAAACACATGGGATATCATACAACAATGCAATCAATCACTGAGGCTAGCAACCGCTTAATTTAACAAGGATGAGTCGCTAATGCCGGAAGTCCTTGTCGGCTAGCAAATCGCTCTCCCTCCATTGGTTATCAAGGTCAAGAATAGCATTGTTTACAGCAGCCAAGATGGATGAACACACGGAACTGGAGCAGGTGATGTGACCAGTAGAGAGTGTGTGACTGTGTGAGCTCGCAACTGCAGGACAGCGATGCAAGTGCAGTGTTTAGCTGAGCCCAattatgcaatgcaatgcaagaggtTTGGGGTTCGTGGCCGTGTCACCTCGCGCGCCGAGATTTGCGACGAGGTTTCGTTTTGTTTGTGCAACCAACAACCGTACCGCGGCGCGCGCGGCCGTTCTGGACGCCGTGCCACCAAACCAGAGGACGGGGAGTGGCTTTCCGCGCGTGTCCGAcccggcgacggcgacgccgcAACAACCGGCACATGCAGGTATGCTCCGCCGGACGGTGGTGACCGGTGGAGCACCGGACGAGGCACAACATGGCCAGGACATGCCTCCGGTCCTTGCCCATCCCTTCCGATCGCCTAACGTAAGAAAAGGCACGAGTCCTATGATTCAACGCTCCACAGCCAACGACGCTGTGATTTCGGCCATGACTAGCGGTACGCTGCCTGTACGCAGCAAAACTCCTTTTTCTTGTTTCCGAATGTGCCTTTGTTAACGACCTCATGGTCAAAGCGTCTGCCAGTAATCACAGCTATGTTTATGTTTATTTAGGGCCATGCTAGCGTCTGGACGTCCGGTCCTAGGTCTGTGTTCGGACGTCCGCACGCTCCGTCCGCTCGGATTCCGCACTGCTCGAACGACAAGCCCTACCCATGCCTCCCGCCCCCACGTGGGCCCATGTAGcccaaacatcaccaacatcgagaagaggaggagacaccgaggtgaggcagcagaaggcgaggagagagatgcaacacaagatctacttttgaaatatctcaatgaaatatttgcaacatacgttcgaaacagttgaaacattagcaaacatatgtctaaaacacttgtaaaaacaccCGAAAAATGCTTGAAAAagccattgcaaaatatatgcaacatccagatgaaacacatgcaatgtgtgaaacatatgcaatatctagataaacaCTTGCAACCCgcgtttgaaaaaaaaaacagatgaaacattgggaacagaagcTTGCAAAATACGtgcacaaccattgcaacatatgtaacatctcgatctacttttgcaacatccatatcaaacacttgcaatatacctatgaaacatgtgaaacatttaaaacatacacttgcaccATGTGTATTTCACCTTTCTTCTTTCGGACGATGTAGAGCAGGGCGGGGAAAGGCCGTTTCCGGCTAGCCGGTGGCTGAGGATGGTAGCATGGCATGACAGCGACTAGCTGCGCCTGCACCTGGTCTGGCCACTCCGGATCTCTGACGTGCGAACTGAGGACGAGCGTAGCAGCGGCGCGAACGTCGAAGTGGCCATGAACCTTCTGGTGGGGACTGGCGGCGTCGGCAGCACCTCGGCACCACCTCAACGCGGCGAGGGACAGGGCACGACGCTGAGCTGTGGGGCAAGGGGCACGACGCATAGGGGCGGGAGCGGGGCACCTCGTTGTGTGGGATGGGGCGCAGCGAGGTGGAGCATGCGCGGCGGGGGCTTGAGTGCGGCATGCCGGTAGACGCTGCGCGGGATAGGGGCGCTGCGCGACGTGCAGCGGTGAGGCGGAGAGGAGGCACGGTAAAGCCACAACACGAAGTAAAGCGAGTGGGGATTgggattttctttttattttagaGAAGGTGGGGATTTCTGGGGAGCATGCCTGTGGCATGTTGGACCCGCGCTGCGCGGGTCCAGGAACGGGGCGTTAGGATGGTCACAGCCGGACGGATGCAATATTAGCGTTATGTTTATTTATTTATGGAGTAAGTTATTAAGAAGCAATTTAAACCAATCCTCAATCAGACCATGTCTGTTAACAAACTCCAACTTATGCACAATTGTCATCTCTAAGGCTTCGTTTCCTATAACAGGCTAACACAAGAATATTCACATGGATGGACCGAATTAGTTGTAATTGCTAGCCCATCCACGAGATTTGGAAGGATATCTGGCACATGCAAACAGGCCCAAAATAGAGTTTCGTAAATCGAACCACTGTGTCCAGTAAAATCAACTAGTAAAAGGGGTACACTGGACAGAGACCTCCAGCCAATATACGCACTGCGTTGCTGTGGCAATTTCTACTGCAAAAACAAAACGTCATACCAAAAaattatttcatcaatcaaagcTCCACATACAGCCCTTCAATTTCCTCCTGGGCACAGGCACCAGACAAGCTTAATTGTGCACGTCCACTAAAACGACATACCACTTCTTTTAACTTCCTAACCCTCATCAGGATCATAGCAGATTCTTCCGGGCAAGTAATACACCCACTGCCGTGCACACGACAACAGAGATCAGCCCATCTCGAGATCTCAAGCGTTCCTTCCATGTTAAGGGCTCAGAGACTTTCCTCAAGACTTCCCGGAACTGTTGTCTGGTGTCATCCAGCGATCCAGAGTTGTCGATCACTATGTCGGCTTCTGACTTCTTCAAGTCCAGCGCGAGTTGTGCGGTGATCCTGTTCTGCGCTTGCTCTTCAGAGCACCCGTCTCTTGACATCAGCCTCTGAATCTGGGTTTCTGGGTTAACCCAGACCACAATTACTGGATTTGTCCATCGATCCATCTTGGTCTCAAACAGCAGTGGGATGTCCAGGATGATAACCTTGCATCCTTTCATCCATAGTTTCACTATCTCCCACATTATTCCCCAAGAAATATGTGGCGCCAGAAGACTTATAAAACCAAAAAGTTAAAAACAGAACAACTCCTATTAGCAATGGCAAATACTGACAAAAAAACAAATGGTTCAGCTAGCTGAAAAATTAACAGAATAAGAATACCAAAAATTGCCAGTAAGAAGAAATTGTGTCATCAAGCGATAGTCATGACAATCTATATTAAAAGGGCAACGGAGAAGCAGGTAGACCAGTGTCATAGTTAATTACTTAATTATAACATCCTTATTGTACTTATTTTTATTCTCTTCAGCATTGTAGCATAGCTAATGTTTGGTCTTTACTTTTATTTTCTCCAGCCTTGTAGCATAGCTAATGTTTTGTCTTTTCATGTTTAATGGTAACaataaataaatcaaataaagTTAAACAACACTAATACTTACACAAAGAATGATAGTTGGACAGCTGACTCATGTGATATTGCATAATACAACAAAATTGACACGTATTACTGCATTCATAAAAAAACAGAGAGTG
Coding sequences within:
- the LOC136452183 gene encoding dephospho-CoA kinase-like codes for the protein MRLVGLTGGIASGKSTVSNLFKDAGVPVVDADIVARDVVQKGTAGWKKIVKAFGNDILLESGEINRAHLGQIVFSDPSKRQLLNRLLAPHISWGIMWEIVKLWMKGCKVIILDIPLLFETKMDRWTNPVIVVWVNPETQIQRLMSRDGCSEEQAQNRITAQLALDLKKSEADIVIDNSGSLDDTRQQFREVLRKVSEPLTWKERLRSRDGLISVVVCTAVGVLLARKNLL